From the Haemophilus parainfluenzae genome, the window TCCATCAAAAGTAGACCGTTCAGCGGCTTATGCAGCACGTTATGTGGCAAAAAATATCGTTGCGGCAGGCCTTGCAGATCGTTGTGAAATTCAACTTTCTTATGCAATTGGTGTGGCAGAGCCAACTTCTATCATGGTAGAAACCTTTGGTACAGGAAAAGTATCAAACGAAGTATTAGTTAAGTTAGTGCGTGAATTCTTTGATTTGCGTCCTTATGGTTTAATTAAAATGTTAAATTTAATTCAACCAATTTATCGCCAAACTGCTGCGTATGGACACTTCGGTCGTGAACAGTTCCCATGGGAAAAAGTAGATCGCGCTGAAGAATTACGTGCAGCAGCAGGTCTTAAATAAGTAAATTAAGTGTATATGATAAAAACCGCTAATTTAGCGGTTTTTGTTTACTTAGTATGATGATGTCATCTCAAACTCAGTTTCGGCATTTAAAAATGCAGGTGCAACGCAAGCTTGCAGAAACATTACAACTCGCTGAAAATCACTTTCAAAGGAAGTTTCCAGTCCCGACAATCAGTTATGACTTGCGAGGTGTAAAGGCAGGCGTCGCATACTTGCAGAAAAATGAGATTAAATTTAACCGCACTTTGCTACTTGAGAACTCAGATGAATTTATTCGTCAGGTTGTTCCCCATGAATTAGCCCATCTTATTGTGTATCAAGTATTTGGTCGAGTGAAACCGCATGGACAGGAATGGCAAGCGGTGATGACTCAGTTATTTAATCTTCCAGCTGATACTTGTCATCAATTTGATGTAGAGAATGTGCAAGGCAAAATGTTTGCTTATCAATGTGAATGTCAGACCCATTACTTAACTATTCGTCGGCATAATCGTATTCAACGAGATAAAATTGCCTATTTATGTCGAAAATGTCAGGGAAAATTGGTTTTTCATAGTGAAAATTCATAAGCAGTGTGGTATATTTCTAGTGTTTTCAATCAAATAACAGGGGTTATCCAATGAAAAAATCATTATTAGCTATCGTTGTCGGTGCATTAGCGGTTGCTTCAACTGCAAATGCAGGTTTATATGCGGAAGGTGATCTTGGCCTTTCAAGAACTAAATTAAGCAATGGTGGTTCAAGCAAAACTAAAATTGAACCTCGTGTTGCAGTGGGTTACAAATTAGGTAATGTGCGTGTAGCAGGTGATTATACTCATCACGGTAAATTCCAAGGTACTCAGGTTCAAGGTTTAGGTGCGACAGTATTCTATGACTTCGATACCAACTCTCAAATTGAACCTTATGTTGGTGCTCGTCTTGCGGCTAACCGTTTCAAATTTGAAGACCGTGCAGAACAACGCTATAAAAGTTCTTCTGAAACCAAAGTGGGTTATGGTGTAGTTGCGGGTGCTAAATATAAATTAGCAGACAAAGTGTATGCAAACGGTGGTTTAGAATATAACCGTTTAGGTAGCTTTGACGATACTAAAGTGAATAACTATGGCGCTAAAGTGGGCGTAGGTTACGAATTCTAATTTCCCTTTTGAAAAGTGCGGTTGATTTTCACCGCACTTTTTCTTTTGGATGTATAAGTTTGTATAGGTTAATCTATTTGTGATTAATTCATGTAGCAGTTAAAATCCTCGTTCTAAATGAAATCGAGGATTTTTTATTTTTAGAGGTGAGAATATGATTATCGTTTATGGCATTAAAAACTGCGATACGGTGAAAAAAGCATTGAAGTGGCTAGCTGAACATAATATTGAACATAAATTGCATGATTACCGTGTAGATGGATTAGATACTCAATTCTTACAACAAGCAGAAGCCCAATTTGGTTGGGAAAATTTAGTCAATAAACGTAGTACGACTTGGCGTAATCTTGATGAAAATGTGAAAAATACACTCTCGAAATCTACCGCACTTTCCGTATTAGCTGAAAATCCAACGTTAATCAAACGCCCGATTATTTTGCAAGATGGTAAGGCATTGATTGGCTTCGACGAAAAAGAATATATTGCAGCATTTGCTTAAAAGAACAGTATTTCTTAGGAGTTTTTATGAAAGAAAAAGTGATTTCTTTAGCACAAGACCTCATTCGTCGCCCCTCTATTAGCCCAAATGATGAGGGCTGTCAGCAATTGATTGCTGAGCGTTTAGAAAAACTCGGCTTTCACATTGAATGGATGCCTTTCAACGATACCTTAAATTTATGGGCGAAGTATGGTAGTGGTGAGCCCGTTATCGCCTTTGCAGGGCATACCGATGTGGTGCCAACGGGCGATGAAACGCAATGGACTTATCCGCCGTTTTCTGCCGAAATTGTAGATGATGTGCTTTATGGTCGTGGTGCGGCAGATATGAAAGGCTCATTAGCAGCAATGATTGTGGCGGCGGAAGAATATGTGAAAGCCAATCCGAATCATAAGGGTATGATTGCTTTGTTGATTACTTCTGACGAAGAGGCTGCCGCGAAAGATGGCACCATGCGTGTTGTTGAAACCTTAATGGCGCGCGGTGAGAAAATCACTTATTGTATGGTAGGTGAGCCGTCTAGTTCGAAAATATTAGGCGATGTAGTTAAAAATGGTCGTCGAGGTTCGATTACAGGTAACCTCTATATTCAAGGTATTCAAGGTCATGTAGCTTATCCCCATTTAGCGGAAAATCCAATTC encodes:
- a CDS encoding SprT family zinc-dependent metalloprotease, producing the protein MMMSSQTQFRHLKMQVQRKLAETLQLAENHFQRKFPVPTISYDLRGVKAGVAYLQKNEIKFNRTLLLENSDEFIRQVVPHELAHLIVYQVFGRVKPHGQEWQAVMTQLFNLPADTCHQFDVENVQGKMFAYQCECQTHYLTIRRHNRIQRDKIAYLCRKCQGKLVFHSENS
- a CDS encoding opacity family porin, which translates into the protein MKKSLLAIVVGALAVASTANAGLYAEGDLGLSRTKLSNGGSSKTKIEPRVAVGYKLGNVRVAGDYTHHGKFQGTQVQGLGATVFYDFDTNSQIEPYVGARLAANRFKFEDRAEQRYKSSSETKVGYGVVAGAKYKLADKVYANGGLEYNRLGSFDDTKVNNYGAKVGVGYEF
- the dapE gene encoding succinyl-diaminopimelate desuccinylase, whose protein sequence is MKEKVISLAQDLIRRPSISPNDEGCQQLIAERLEKLGFHIEWMPFNDTLNLWAKYGSGEPVIAFAGHTDVVPTGDETQWTYPPFSAEIVDDVLYGRGAADMKGSLAAMIVAAEEYVKANPNHKGMIALLITSDEEAAAKDGTMRVVETLMARGEKITYCMVGEPSSSKILGDVVKNGRRGSITGNLYIQGIQGHVAYPHLAENPIHKAAPFLQELTAYQWDNGNEFFPPTSLQIANIHAGTGSNNVIPGELYVQFNLRYCTEVTDESIKQKVAEMLEKHGLKYRIDWNLSGKPFLTKPGKLLDALTTAIKQTTGITPQAETGGGTSDGRFIALMGAEVVEFGPLNATIHKVNECVSVDDLAKCGQIYHQMLVNLLDK
- a CDS encoding ArsC family reductase: MIIVYGIKNCDTVKKALKWLAEHNIEHKLHDYRVDGLDTQFLQQAEAQFGWENLVNKRSTTWRNLDENVKNTLSKSTALSVLAENPTLIKRPIILQDGKALIGFDEKEYIAAFA